Part of the Stackebrandtia endophytica genome is shown below.
GACAACCCGTTCGTAGTCGGCGACGACCCCGTCGGGCACCGACACGCCCAGATCGGCCTGAGCCTTGAGCACCGCCAGCCACAGGCGGCGTTCGGCTCGTATCTTCGCCGCTGGGTCCCACAGGGCGATCATCTCGGGTGAGGCGTAACGCGAAGCCAGAACGTTGGGAATCACCCGCCCATCATCCCCTGTCGGATCGGTCACAACGACGGCGGCGCGGCGATTCGACCGCATCGATACGGTGGCGGTCAATCCATCGGCGACATGAACGACCAGAGCCGATCCTCCAGGTCACGGGCACCGAACTCGCGAACCCCGTAGGGCATGTCGGCCGGCCCGTAGACGATCACGGCCCCGGCGTCCCGTACGTGGGCGTAGTGGGCGTTCACATCGTTCACCATGATGGACAGTCCCGCGGTGTCGGCCCCCACCGTGCGCGGTGACCGCAGGTTGAACCTCGCCGACTCCGGGTGCAACCAGATCACCCCGTCACCGGCGGCGACCTCGGCGTGGGTGACGGTTCCGTCGTCGCCGCGGTGCAACGGGCCGGCGGCCAACCCGAACACCTCGATCAAGAAGGTTTGAGCCGCGGCGACATCGGCGTAGATCAGCCCCGGGACCCGCCGTTCGATCCGGCCGGACATTGTGGATATCCCTTCGACGTTGAGGCGTTGACGACGTCGAGTCTGCGCCGTCGTGGGAGCCGCCGGGTCGGGTTCGGACAACTCGGCAGACTCGCATGATCTACGCTGCGCCGACGTCTACGGTGGTCTCGCCGTGACCCGGTATTCTCACTGCGTGCCCCACACCCCAGTTCCGGTCCGTGATCGGCGGTCTCCTCGCCTCGTCGGCGACCAGCCGTCGGTGACCAGCCTTCCCCTCGCCACCAGGTAGGAGCCCCGTGCAGACTCCCGTATGGCTCGCCGTCGACCTGGGAACCACCCACACCGTCGCCGTCGTCGGTCGTGGTGATCAACGCCCCCGGCCGCTGTTGTTCGACGACTCCCCGCTGCTGCCCTCCGGGGTGTTCCTGTCCGCCGACGGCACCATGCACACCGGCAAGGACGCCTGGCGACTGGCGCGCACCGAACCCGACCGATTCGAGCCGTATCCCAAACGCCGCATCGACGACGGCACCGTCCTGCTCGGGGACCGGGAGTTGTCGATATCTCAACTGTTCGCGACGATTCTGCGTCGGGTGGCGTCGGAGGCGGTCGGCTCCGGCATGAGCCCGCGAGGCGTCGTGTTGACGCACCCCGCCGACTGGGGACCGGTCCGTCGCCAGGTCCTGGAGCAGGCGGCCACCGAGGCGGGCTTCGACGACGTCCGATTGCTGCCCGAACCGATCGCCGCGGCCGCCTACTGCACCCGGGAGTTGGAGAGGGACATCCCCGACAAGGGAAGCGTCGCGATCTTCGACTTCGGTGGCGGCACCTTCGACGTCGCCGTCGTGCAACGCGATCCCGACAGCTCGACCGGATGGCGCACGCTGGCCGTTGGCGGGCTCGACGACCTGGGCGGTCTCGACGTCGACAACACCC
Proteins encoded:
- a CDS encoding VOC family protein encodes the protein MSEPDPAAPTTAQTRRRQRLNVEGISTMSGRIERRVPGLIYADVAAAQTFLIEVFGLAAGPLHRGDDGTVTHAEVAAGDGVIWLHPESARFNLRSPRTVGADTAGLSIMVNDVNAHYAHVRDAGAVIVYGPADMPYGVREFGARDLEDRLWSFMSPMD